A genomic region of Arachis stenosperma cultivar V10309 chromosome 9, arast.V10309.gnm1.PFL2, whole genome shotgun sequence contains the following coding sequences:
- the LOC130947897 gene encoding calmodulin-like protein 11 — protein sequence MADILSEEQIVDFKEAFGLFDKDGDGCITVEELATVIRSLDQNPTEEELQDMITEVDADGNGTIEFDEFLNLMAKKIKDTDDAEEELKEAFKVFDKDQNGFISASELRHVMINLGEKLTDEEVEQMIKEADLDGDGQVNYDEFVKMMMAVR from the exons ATGGCAGATATTCTTAGTGAAGAACAGATTGTTGACTTCAAAGAAGCCTTTGGCTTGTTTGACAAAGATGGAGATG gttgcattacTGTTGAGGAACTTGCCACTGTGATCCGTTCATTGGATCAGAACCCAACTGAAGAAGAGCTTCAAGATATGATTACTGAGGTTGATGCTGATGGCAATGGAACCATTGAATTTGATGAGTTCTTGAACTTGATGGCCAAGAAAATCAAA GACACTGATGATGCAGAGGAGGAACTCAAAGAAGCTTTCAAGGTTTTTGACAAAGATCAAAATGGTTTCATATCAGCCAGTGag TTGAGACATGTAATGATAAATCTAGGTGAAAAGCTAACTGATGAAGAGGTGGAACAGATGATCAAAGAGGCAGATTTGGATGGTGATGGTCAAGTTAACTATGATGAATTTGTCAAGATGATGATGGCCGTTAGatga
- the LOC130949882 gene encoding uncharacterized protein LOC130949882 codes for MELQNGLCQSMENSTLMRVSRILYRNPVIVFGGLIQFDTMPITDEVSMQNMFQTHRQTQMRQPQIELYVEFETVKAEGTQNDLEVADDRNAVYEGMNSDSDEDFEATYEAGDEDEDGDVGVETAAENVVVHPSTSQPMNVPRFMREVDLDAMHAPEFPEYSNIGVANPEDGEFRIGMEYSSRKTVVAAIRSYTITRGVDYDVYESEPQTFYAKCKMYGRGCDWLIRASLIRKKGCWEIRRYNGRHTCSMGVISQDHSKLDSDTVAEAIRQLVETDPSIKVKSIIAEVQSRFNYTISYRKAWLTKQKSIAKVFGDWEESYQALPWWLSVMVQKMPGSVVQIETRPLYNGNEEVQGVKILHRVFWSFNPCIRAFRHCKPLVQVDGTHLYGKYKGTLLVAVAQDGNQNIVPIAFALVEGETADAWHFFLRNLRMHVVRKDSVGMISDRHESIRAAVNRSGGDWQPPRAWWMFCIRHIGSNFLRAFKVPHLQKLVVNIGYSRTVEEYNINYKRLEERGEAYVRWCDDIGLRHWVLAFDEGHRWGHMMTNLVECINSVLKGARNLPVLALVRATYYRLNELFMRKSAESHERKRAGFTYSVFAQQRIEANMHQDGNIVVHRFDRRNEVFEVREMTSGKVLVVDLAQRRCDCGHFQVERIPCRHVITCCANQRLDWQLYVHDVYKMTEVRKVYRFEFTPLGDAETWPDYEGPTLVANPALRRTSKGRPKLTRYLNEMDSRDMRGPRICRLCGAQGHSRSRYPQRAGPSGAGV; via the exons ATGGAGCTTCAGAATGGTCTCTGTCAAAGCATGGAGAACAGTACGTTAATGAGAGTGAGCAGAATTTTGTACCGGAATCCGGTTATAGTTTTTGGTGGTTTAATACAGTTTGATACCATGCCAATCACAGACGAAGTGAGTATGCAGAATATGTTTCAAACTCACCGGCAGACTCAGATGCGACAGCCACAGATTGAGCtgtatgttgagtttgaaaCCGTAAAGGCGGAAGGGACTCAAAATGATTTAGAGGTGGCGGATGATAGAAATGCAGTGTATGAGGGAATGAATAGTGATAGTGACGAGGACTTCGAAGCCACTTATGAAGCCGGAGACGAGGATGAGGATGGTGATGTGGGAGTTGAGACAGCAGCGGAGAATGTAGTGGTTCATCCATCGACCAGTCAACCGATGAACGTGCCACGTTTTATGCGTGAGGTGGATCTCGACGCCATGCATGCACCGGAGTTTCCGGAATATTCAAACATAG GCGTTGCTAATCCTGAGGACGGAGAGTTCCGGATTGGAATGGAATACAGTTCTAGAAAGACGGTCGTGGCAGCAATTAGAAGTTACACTATCACTAGAGGAGTTGACTACGACGTGTATGAGTCTGAGCCACAGACGTTCTATGCAAAGTGCAAGATGTATGGGCGTGGGTGCGACTGGCTTATCCGAGCCAGCTTGATAAGGAAAAAAGGTTGTTGGGAGATACGCAGATACAACGGTCGGCACACGTGCTCAATGGGAGTGATTTCACAGGATCATTCGAAGTTGGACTCAGATACAGTTGCTGAGGCTATAAGGCAGTTGGTCGAGACTGACCCATCCATCAAGGTGAAATCTATAATAGCCGAAGTCCAGTCAAGGTTCAACTATACAATCAGTTACCGAAAGGCTTGGTTGACAAAGCAGAAGTCCATAGCAAAAGTTTTCGGTGATTGGGAGGAGAGTTACcaagccttgccatggtggctCTCGGTTATGGTTCAGAAGATGCCTGGGTCAGTTGTCCAAATAGAAACACGACCGCTGTACAACGGGAATGAAGAGGTGCAAGGGGTAAAAATACTTCATCGCGTATTCTGGAGTTTCAATCCATGTATTCGGGCATTTAGGCATTGTAAGCCCCTAGTTCAGGTTGATGGCACACACCTATATGGCAAGTACAAAGGTACACTTCTGGTCGCTGTTGCACAAGACGGGAACCAAAATATTGTGCCTATCGCTTTTGCCTTGGTGGAAGGGGAGACAGCCGACGCGTGGCACTTCTTTCTTAGGAATCTGCGAATGCATGTTGTAAGAAAAGACAGTGTGGGAATGATCTCAGACCGGCATGAGTCAATTCGGGCAGCAGTAAATCGTTCCGGAGGTGACTGGCAACCTCCAAGAGCATGGTGGATGTTTTGTATAAGGCACATCGGCAGCAACTTCCTACGAGCATTCAAAGTCCCTCACTTGCAAAAGCTTGTGGTCAACATCGGGTATTCAAGAACGGTGGAGGAGTATAACATCAACTATAAAAGGTTGGAAGAGCGAGGCGAGGCATATGTCAGGTGGTGCGACGACATCGGACTTAGACATTGGGTATTGGCGTTCGATGAGGGACATCGATGGGGCCATATGATGACGAACCTTGTCGAGTGCATTAACTCAGTATTGAAGGGTGCCCGTAATCTACCTGTGTTGGCACTAGTCCGAGCAACATATTATCGGCTAAATGAACTTTTTATGCGGAAGAGTGCTGAGAGTCACGAACGCAAGCGTGCTGGATTTACCTATTCCGTATTCGCACAACAGCGGATTGAGGCAAATATGCATCAGGATGGGAATATAGTTGTGCACCGTTTTGACAGACGGAATGAGGTATTTGAGGTGCGCGAAATGACTAGCGGAAAGGTGTTAGTCGTTGATCTTGCGCAACGGAGGTGTGACTGTGGGCACTTTCAGGTGGAAAGAATACCATGTCGCCATGTTATTACTTGCTGTGCTAACCAGCGTCTCGATTGGCAGCTGTATGTGCATGATGTGTACAAGATGACAGAGGTTCGTAAGGTATATAGATTTGAGTTCACACCGTTAGGTGATGCCGAGACATGGCCTGATTATGAGGGACCCACATTGGTCGCTAATCCCGCCCTGAGGCGAACGTCGAAGGGTCGCCCAAAATTGACCAGATACTTGAACGAAATGGACTCACGCGACATGCGTGGTCCTCGGATATGTCGTCTCTGTGGTGCTCAGGGTCATAGTCGGAGTCGATATCCTCAGCGTGCTGGACCGAGTGGTGCGGGAGTTTAG